A genome region from Cyprinus carpio isolate SPL01 chromosome B23, ASM1834038v1, whole genome shotgun sequence includes the following:
- the ccn1 gene encoding CCN family member 1 has protein sequence MFAWAVIVILTAHFNVVFSSCPATCSCPPELPKCAPGVSLVSDGCGCCKVCARQLNEDCSKTEPCDHTKGLECNFGAIHGATRGICRAKSEGRPCEYNSRIYQNGESFQPNCKHQCTCIDGAVGCIPLCPQELSLPTLGCANPRLVKVPGQCCEEWVCDDGKTKESIDKLFGNDPTLDDTESDLTKTNELISIVKAGLKSLPAFRSQPESRQFEKCIVQTTPWSQCSKTCGTGISTRITNDNGECKLVKETRICQVRPCSQSPYTSLKKGKKCNRTKKSMQPVKYTYAGCSSLKKYRPRYCGSCVDGRCCSPQQTRTISVKFRCEDGETFNKNVMMIESCKCTYNCAHGNDGTYPFYRLFNDIHKFRD, from the exons ATGTTTGCTTGGGCTGTTATCGTCATTCTTACTGCACACTTTAATGTG GTCTTCTCCAGCTGCCCAGCGACATGCTCATGCCCGCCAGAGCTTCCCAAATGCGCGCCTGGAGTCAGTCTGGTCTCAGACGGCTgcggctgctgcaaagtgtgtgCCAGACAGCTGAATGAAGACTGCAGCAAGACAGAGCCTTGCGACCACACCAAAGGGCTGGAGTGCAACTTCGGGGCCATACATGGGGCCACCAGAGGCATCTGCCGAG CTAAATCCGAGGGCAGACCATGCGAATACAACAGCAGGATCTACCAGAATGGAGAGAGCTTCCAGCCCAACTGCAAGCACCAGTGCACTTGCATCGATGGGGCAGTGGGCTGCATTCCGCTTTGCCCACAAGAGCTCTCCCTGCCCACGTTGGGCTGCGCCAACCCCAGGCTGGTCAAAGTGCCAGGCCAGTGCTGCGAGGAATGGGTCTGCGATGATGGGAAGACTAAGGAATCCATCGACAAGCTGTTTGGCAATGATCCAACGCTCGACGACACAGAGAGCGACCTCACCAAAACGAACGAGCTCATCTCCATCGTGAAGGCCGGACTCAAATCCTTGCCTG CATTCCGATCGCAGCCGGAATCCCGCCAGTTTGAGAAGTGCATTGTCCAGACCACACCCTGGTCTCAGTGCTCCAAGACCTGTGGCACTGGGATCTCCACCAGGATAACCAACGACAACGGCGAATGCAAGTTGGTTAAAGAGACCAGGATCTGCCAAGTCCGTCCATGCAGCCAATCACCATACACCAGCCTCAAG AAGGGAAAGAAATGCAACCGGACCAAGAAGTCCATGCAGCCGGTGAAGTACACCTACGCCGGATGCTCCAGCCTGAAGAAGTACCGCCCCAGGTACTGCGGCTCCTGCGTGGACGGCCGCTGCTGCAGCCCGCAGCAGACCCGCACCATCAGCGTCAAGTTCCGCTGCGAGGACGGCGAGACCTTCAACAAGAACGTCATGATGATCGAGTCCTGCAAGTGCACTTACAACTGCGCCCATGGCAATGACGGCACCTACCCCTTCTACAGACTCTTCAACGACATCCACAAGTTCAGAGACTGA